One Pseudorasbora parva isolate DD20220531a chromosome 4, ASM2467924v1, whole genome shotgun sequence genomic region harbors:
- the cxxc4 gene encoding CXXC-type zinc finger protein 4 isoform X1, with product MSNLNNALCIESGQSTDVSLLQKDNLQDGGLSQLLDYNAEMERYRSFANFYKTNGAFPQTAKIARITTPIFPSARIGVSPWNCDNSMLWGRKSAAINPNRTSMHRNDSQRPGKPGVPPETLQMANNNFLSSLSPEHCRPLAGECMNKLKCGAAEAEIMNLPERVGTFSAIPALGGISLPPGVIVMTALHSPAASAAVTDSAFQIANLADCPQNNSSASSGNPAKKKRKRCGVCAPCRRLINCGVCSSCRNRKTGHQICKFRKCEELKKKPGSSLEVGRHINEGTPNCTVWIWN from the coding sequence ATGTCTAATCTTAACAATGCACTTTGCATTGAAAGTGGCCAAAGCACCGACGTGTCACTCTTGCAAAAGGATAATCTTCAGGACGGTGGATTAAGCCAGCTGTTGGATTACAATGCCGAAATGGAAAGGTACAGGTCGTTTGCAAACTTTTATAAAACCAATGGGGCATTTCCACAGACTGCTAAGATTGCCCGCATAACGACACCAATTTTTCCCAGCGCCAGAATCGGTGTGTCCCCTTGGAACTGTGATAACAGCATGCTCTGGGGAAGGAAATCAGCAGCAATAAACCCTAATAGGACCAGCATGCATAGAAATGACTCCCAAAGGCCGGGGAAACCTGGCGTGCCGCCAGAGACGCTGCAAATGGCAAATAATAATTTCCTCTCTAGCTtatcccctgaacactgcagaccTTTAGCAGGAGAATGCATGAACAAGCTGAAATGCGGTGCTGCTGAAGCAGAGATAATGAATCTCCCGGAACGTGTTGGAACTTTTTCCGCTATTCCGGCTTTAGGGGGCATCTCATTACCTCCCGGGGTCATCGTCATGACAGCCCTTCACTCCCCCGCAGCCTCAGCAGCCGTTACAGACAGTGCGTTTCAAATTGCCAATCTGGCAGACTGCCCACAGAATAATTCCTCCGCATCCAGCGGAAATCCAgcgaaaaagaaaaggaaaaggtGTGGGGTCTGCGCGCCCTGCAGGAGGCTAATCAACTGTGGAGTGTGCAGCAGTTGTCGGAACCGTAAGACGGGCCACCAGATCTGCAAGTTTCGGAAATGCGAGGAGCTAAAAAAGAAGCCTGGCTCATCACTAGAG
- the cxxc4 gene encoding CXXC-type zinc finger protein 4 isoform X2, with amino-acid sequence MSNLNNALCIESGQSTDVSLLQKDNLQDGGLSQLLDYNAEMERYRSFANFYKTNGAFPQTAKIARITTPIFPSARIGVSPWNCDNSMLWGRKSAAINPNRTSMHRNDSQRPGKPGVPPETLQMANNNFLSSLSPEHCRPLAGECMNKLKCGAAEAEIMNLPERVGTFSAIPALGGISLPPGVIVMTALHSPAASAAVTDSAFQIANLADCPQNNSSASSGNPAKKKRKRCGVCAPCRRLINCGVCSSCRNRKTGHQICKFRKCEELKKKPGSSLERTPVNNGEAFRWFF; translated from the coding sequence ATGTCTAATCTTAACAATGCACTTTGCATTGAAAGTGGCCAAAGCACCGACGTGTCACTCTTGCAAAAGGATAATCTTCAGGACGGTGGATTAAGCCAGCTGTTGGATTACAATGCCGAAATGGAAAGGTACAGGTCGTTTGCAAACTTTTATAAAACCAATGGGGCATTTCCACAGACTGCTAAGATTGCCCGCATAACGACACCAATTTTTCCCAGCGCCAGAATCGGTGTGTCCCCTTGGAACTGTGATAACAGCATGCTCTGGGGAAGGAAATCAGCAGCAATAAACCCTAATAGGACCAGCATGCATAGAAATGACTCCCAAAGGCCGGGGAAACCTGGCGTGCCGCCAGAGACGCTGCAAATGGCAAATAATAATTTCCTCTCTAGCTtatcccctgaacactgcagaccTTTAGCAGGAGAATGCATGAACAAGCTGAAATGCGGTGCTGCTGAAGCAGAGATAATGAATCTCCCGGAACGTGTTGGAACTTTTTCCGCTATTCCGGCTTTAGGGGGCATCTCATTACCTCCCGGGGTCATCGTCATGACAGCCCTTCACTCCCCCGCAGCCTCAGCAGCCGTTACAGACAGTGCGTTTCAAATTGCCAATCTGGCAGACTGCCCACAGAATAATTCCTCCGCATCCAGCGGAAATCCAgcgaaaaagaaaaggaaaaggtGTGGGGTCTGCGCGCCCTGCAGGAGGCTAATCAACTGTGGAGTGTGCAGCAGTTGTCGGAACCGTAAGACGGGCCACCAGATCTGCAAGTTTCGGAAATGCGAGGAGCTAAAAAAGAAGCCTGGCTCATCACTAGAG